In Rhea pennata isolate bPtePen1 chromosome 13, bPtePen1.pri, whole genome shotgun sequence, the following proteins share a genomic window:
- the LOC134146322 gene encoding carbohydrate sulfotransferase 5-like encodes MARIRITSAIIILFVMIQTGFLLFMYARYCSFMPQSEEKPSQVHILILSSWRSGSSFVGQLFSQHPSVFYLMEPAWHVWVTMYQSSAKVLHMAVRDLVRSVFLCDMSVFDAYMPWKRNLSDLFQWAVSRALCSAPACDSFQRTDITSEMACKTLCGRYPFSKVEEACKTYSHIVIKEVRFFDLKVLYPLLTDPSLNLKIIHLVRDPRAVVKSREQSVKALARDNGIVLSTNGTKVEDSKYKVMQEICRSHVQIYETATLKPPSFLKDRYLMIRFEDLVRDPLSEISEMYKFADLSLTPTLKSWIYNITHGQGPGKKKEAFKITSRDAVNVSQAWRNVLSFQKIKKVQEVCKGAINMLGYQLVDSEKEQRDLSLDLVLPRRQNQFSWSSFNPKH; translated from the coding sequence ATGGCAAGAATTCGGATTACGAGTGCAATCATAATACTCTTTGTTATGATTCAGACTGGATTCTTACTCTTCATGTATGCCCGGTACTGTAGCTTCATGCCTCAATCTGAAGAAAAACCATCTCAAGTCCACATCCTCATTCTCTCCTCCTGGAGGTCAGGATCTTCTTTTGTCGGTCAACTTTTCAGCCAGCACCCCAGCGTCTTCTACCTGATGGAGCCTGCATGGCATGTGTGGGTTACAATGTACCAGAGCAGTGCCAAAGTCTTGCACATGGCAGTGCGGGACTTAGTCAGGTCTGTCTTTCTGTGTGACATGTCTGTGTTTGATGCCTACATGCCCTGGAAAAGAAACTTATCCGATCTCTTTCAGTGGGCAGTGAGTCGGGCTCTGTGTTCAGCTCCTGCTTGTGACTCTTTTCAACGTACAGACATAACCAGTGAAATGGCGTGCAAGACTCTTTGTGGCCGGTACCCATTCAGCAAAGTGGAGGAAGCCTGTAAAACCTACAGCCACATTGTCATCAAGGAGGTCCGATTCTTTGACTTGAAGGTTCTCTACCCACTTCTTACCGATCCTTCTCTGAACCTCAAAATTATTCACTTGGTCCGTGACCCCAGGGCAGTTGTCAAGTCACGGGAACAATCAGTCAAAGCATTAGCCCGTGACAATGGGATTGTTTTGAGTACCAATGGCACTAAAGTTGAAGACAGCAAATATAAAGTAATGCAAGAAATTTGTAGAAGTCATGTTCAGATTTATGAAACAGCTACTCTAAAACCCCCTAGTTTCCTTAAAGATCGCTATCTAATGATCCGTTTTGAAGACCTGGTAAGAGATCCTTTATCAGAAATCTCAGAAATGTATAAATTTGCCGACCTTAGTTTGACCCCCACACTCAAAAGCTGGATCTATAATATCACACATGGACAgggaccaggaaaaaaaaaagaagccttcAAAATCACATCCCGAGATGCAGTTAATGTTTCCCAGGCCTGGAGGAATGTTCTTTCCTTCCAGAAAATTAAGAAAGTACAGGAAGTTTGCAAAGGTGCTATAAACATGCTTGGTTATCAGCTAGTAgattcagaaaaagaacaaagagatCTGTCACTGGATTTAGTGTTGCCAAGGCGACAAAACCAGTTCAGTTGGTCATCATTTAATCCAAAGCACTAA